One stretch of Micromonospora echinospora DNA includes these proteins:
- a CDS encoding TldD/PmbA family protein yields the protein MSEFDAATAAVQAALDAGARYADARVMHRRYESMSARNGDIEELSQDESIGLGVRALVGSGWGFHAVPDLSDAAARDAGRRAAAIATASARVPGPPIDLVPAEAAVASWASECAVDPLGVPLSDKGDLLVRATATMREHGADLAEGLYQIWDTTKWFVSSEGHRIDQHIRECGGGISATSIGDGETQRRSYPSYRGQYGTTGWELVTSLDLAAHAARIAEESRELLTAPQCPAGETDLILGGEQLALQIHESVGHAIELDRILGWEAAFAGTSWLDLARLGSLRYGSELMNVTIDPTIPGALGSFGYDDEGSPAVARDAVREGRWVGVLAGRDSAAVAGLDYGGSVRADGWARLPMVRMTNVGLEPGPHTLDEIIAATDDGVLMDINRSWSIDDKRLNFQFGCEVGWEVKKGRRGRMLRNPTYTGIGPAFWRSMDMLSSETVAWGTPNCGKGQPGQVGHTGHPAAPARFRGVRVGVRA from the coding sequence ATGAGCGAGTTCGACGCGGCGACCGCCGCCGTCCAGGCCGCTCTCGACGCGGGCGCCCGGTACGCCGACGCCCGGGTCATGCACCGCCGCTACGAGTCGATGTCGGCCCGCAACGGCGACATCGAGGAGCTGAGCCAGGACGAGAGCATCGGGCTGGGCGTACGCGCGCTCGTCGGATCGGGGTGGGGCTTCCACGCCGTACCCGATCTGTCCGACGCGGCGGCCCGCGACGCCGGCCGGCGCGCCGCGGCGATCGCCACCGCGAGCGCGCGGGTTCCCGGCCCGCCGATCGACCTGGTGCCGGCCGAGGCGGCGGTGGCGAGCTGGGCCTCGGAGTGCGCCGTCGACCCGCTCGGAGTGCCGCTGTCGGACAAGGGTGACCTGCTGGTCCGCGCCACGGCCACGATGCGTGAGCACGGCGCCGACCTGGCCGAGGGGCTCTACCAGATCTGGGACACCACGAAGTGGTTCGTCTCCAGCGAGGGCCATCGGATCGACCAGCACATCCGGGAGTGCGGCGGCGGCATCTCCGCCACGTCGATCGGCGACGGCGAGACGCAGCGCCGGTCCTACCCGAGCTACCGGGGGCAGTACGGCACCACCGGCTGGGAGCTGGTCACCTCACTCGACCTGGCCGCGCACGCCGCCCGGATCGCCGAGGAGTCCCGCGAGCTGCTCACCGCCCCGCAGTGCCCGGCCGGCGAGACCGACCTGATCCTCGGCGGCGAGCAGCTCGCCCTGCAGATCCACGAGTCGGTCGGGCACGCCATCGAGCTGGACCGCATCCTCGGCTGGGAGGCGGCGTTCGCCGGCACCTCCTGGCTCGACCTCGCCCGGCTCGGGTCGCTGCGCTACGGCTCGGAGCTGATGAACGTGACCATCGACCCGACCATCCCCGGCGCGCTGGGCAGCTTCGGCTACGACGACGAGGGCTCCCCGGCGGTCGCCCGGGACGCGGTCCGCGAGGGGCGGTGGGTCGGGGTGCTCGCCGGCCGGGACTCGGCCGCCGTCGCCGGCCTGGACTACGGCGGCAGCGTACGGGCCGACGGCTGGGCGCGTCTGCCGATGGTGCGGATGACGAACGTGGGCCTGGAGCCCGGCCCGCACACGCTGGACGAGATCATCGCGGCCACCGACGACGGGGTGCTGATGGACATCAACAGGTCCTGGTCGATCGACGACAAGCGGCTCAACTTCCAGTTCGGCTGCGAGGTCGGCTGGGAGGTGAAGAAGGGCCGTCGGGGGCGGATGCTGCGCAACCCGACGTACACCGGTATCGGGCCGGCCTTCTGGCGCTCGATGGACATGCTCTCCTCGGAGACCGTCGCCTGGGGCACGCCCAACTGCGGCAAGGGGCAGCCCGGCCAGGTCGGGCACACCGGCCATCCGGCCGCGCCGGCCCGGTTCCGGGGCGTCCGGGTGGGGGTGCGCGCATGA
- a CDS encoding fumarate reductase/succinate dehydrogenase flavoprotein subunit, giving the protein MTETRIERHHYDVVVIGAGGAGLRAAIEARLAGKKTAIISKSLFGKAHTVMAEGGAAAAMGNVNSRDNWQVHFRDTMRGGKFLNNFRMAELHAKEAPQRIWELETYGALFDRTKDGKISQRNFGGHEYPRLAHVGDRTGLELIRTLQQKIVSLQQEDKQEFGSYDARIRVFSETTITELLLDGDRVAGAFGYYRESGEFVLFEAPAVVLATGGVGRSYKVTSNSWEYTGDGHALALRAGATLINMEFLQFHPTGMVWPPSVKGILVTESVRGDGGVLKNSEGKRFMFDYVPDVFRKQYAETEEEADRWYTDPDNNRRPPELLPRDEVARAINSEVKEGRGTPAGGVYLDIASRKSAEEIRRRLPSMYHQFKELADVDITKEPMEVGPTCHYVMGGVEVDPDSGAAFGTVRGLYAAGEVSGGMHGSNRLGGNSLSDLLVFGKRAGGHAATYTDQLTSRPAVSVAAVEAAVETALAPLQRDTGENPYQLQQDLQVVMGDLVGIIRREGELADALGRLAELRERVAKVSAVGGRRYNPGWHLALDLRNMLVVSECTAMAALERQESRGGHTREDYPAMDPKWRGVNLVCSLDGETVRLTHKPLPKMRPELIGLFDRAELAKYLTDEELAEFDALTEEANN; this is encoded by the coding sequence ATGACTGAGACGCGAATCGAACGACACCACTACGACGTCGTCGTGATCGGGGCCGGTGGCGCCGGCCTGCGCGCGGCGATCGAGGCCCGGCTGGCCGGCAAGAAGACCGCGATCATCTCGAAGTCGCTGTTCGGCAAGGCGCACACGGTGATGGCCGAGGGCGGCGCCGCCGCCGCGATGGGCAACGTGAACTCGCGCGACAACTGGCAGGTGCACTTCCGGGACACCATGCGCGGCGGCAAGTTCCTCAACAACTTCCGGATGGCCGAGTTGCACGCCAAGGAGGCGCCGCAGCGGATCTGGGAGCTGGAGACGTACGGCGCGCTGTTCGACCGCACCAAGGACGGGAAGATCTCGCAGCGCAACTTCGGTGGCCACGAGTACCCGCGCCTGGCGCACGTCGGCGACCGGACCGGCCTGGAGCTGATCCGGACGCTCCAGCAGAAGATCGTCTCGCTCCAGCAGGAGGACAAGCAGGAGTTCGGCAGCTACGACGCGCGGATCCGGGTCTTCTCCGAGACCACGATCACCGAACTGCTGCTCGACGGTGACCGCGTCGCCGGCGCGTTCGGCTACTACCGCGAGTCCGGCGAGTTCGTCCTGTTCGAGGCGCCCGCCGTGGTGCTCGCCACCGGCGGCGTCGGACGGTCCTACAAGGTCACCTCGAACTCCTGGGAGTACACCGGGGACGGTCACGCGCTGGCGCTGCGCGCCGGGGCGACGCTGATCAACATGGAGTTCCTCCAGTTCCACCCGACCGGCATGGTCTGGCCGCCCTCGGTGAAGGGCATCCTGGTCACCGAGTCGGTACGCGGCGACGGCGGGGTGCTGAAGAACTCCGAGGGCAAGCGGTTCATGTTCGACTACGTCCCCGACGTGTTCCGCAAGCAGTACGCGGAGACCGAGGAGGAGGCGGACCGCTGGTACACCGACCCGGACAACAACCGGCGTCCGCCGGAGCTGCTGCCCCGTGACGAGGTCGCCCGCGCGATCAACAGCGAGGTCAAGGAAGGCCGGGGTACGCCGGCCGGCGGCGTCTACCTGGACATCGCCTCCCGTAAGTCGGCCGAGGAGATCCGCCGCCGCCTCCCGTCGATGTACCACCAGTTCAAGGAGCTGGCCGACGTCGACATCACCAAGGAGCCGATGGAGGTCGGCCCGACCTGTCACTACGTGATGGGCGGCGTCGAGGTGGACCCGGACTCCGGCGCGGCGTTCGGCACGGTGCGCGGGCTCTACGCCGCCGGCGAGGTGTCCGGCGGCATGCACGGCTCCAACCGGCTCGGTGGCAACTCCCTGTCCGACCTGCTGGTCTTCGGCAAGCGCGCGGGCGGGCACGCGGCCACGTACACCGATCAGCTCACCAGCCGCCCGGCGGTGTCGGTGGCGGCGGTGGAGGCCGCTGTGGAGACGGCGCTGGCGCCGTTGCAGCGCGACACCGGCGAGAACCCGTACCAGCTCCAGCAGGACCTCCAGGTGGTCATGGGCGATCTGGTCGGCATCATCCGGCGCGAGGGTGAGCTGGCCGACGCGCTCGGCCGGCTGGCCGAGCTGCGCGAGCGGGTGGCGAAGGTGAGCGCGGTCGGCGGCCGGCGCTACAACCCGGGCTGGCACCTGGCGCTGGACCTGCGCAACATGCTCGTGGTCTCGGAGTGCACCGCGATGGCGGCGCTGGAGCGGCAGGAGTCGCGCGGCGGGCACACCCGGGAGGACTACCCGGCGATGGACCCGAAGTGGCGCGGCGTCAACCTGGTCTGCTCGCTGGACGGGGAGACGGTCCGGCTGACCCACAAGCCGCTGCCGAAGATGCGGCCGGAGCTGATCGGGCTGTTCGACCGGGCCGAGCTGGCCAAGTACCTGACCGACGAGGAACTCGCCGAGTT
- a CDS encoding Uma2 family endonuclease encodes MVPATKGRFPSARGGGDHDRGGVRPRRPAWNYYAAAGIEWYLLVEQETGTLHLHRRQGRHYREVSVTKPGSVLELTEPVRATIRPEDLVP; translated from the coding sequence ATGGTCCCGGCGACGAAGGGACGATTCCCGTCGGCACGAGGTGGAGGCGACCATGACCGCGGCGGTGTTCGGCCACGACGGCCGGCCTGGAACTACTACGCCGCCGCGGGCATCGAGTGGTACCTGCTGGTGGAGCAGGAGACCGGCACGCTGCACCTCCACCGGCGGCAGGGTCGGCACTACCGGGAGGTGTCGGTGACCAAGCCCGGTTCCGTGCTGGAGCTGACCGAGCCCGTCCGGGCCACGATCCGGCCGGAGGATCTCGTCCCCTGA
- a CDS encoding TldD/PmbA family protein yields MSAELGIAAGVVDLVRRTAGADAEAEVLVTRSDLALTRFANSFIHQNVAETGVAVHLRLHVDGRTATGSGSRADADGLAALVERTRAAARLAPPDPAWPGLTAPTATPSGPAVDEATAFASPDERAERVRAFVDAVDGLEAAGYCRTAYRSGAFANSAGHTAAGSAAEAAMDGIARAGAADGVARLCADRLADLDGAALGAHAAAKARAAADPVELPPGHYEVVLEPAAVADLLQNLAWFGFNGKRYAERQSFAEPGTAQFDPLVTLVDDPLHAGTLPFDLEGTPRRALPLVEAGTTRAVAYDRRGGAAAGAGSTGHGMPGSATFGPIPHNIRLLADPGVADAGATVAAGPVSAGVTGAVGDPDTAALVAGMRRGLLVSDFWYTRVLDPKQLVVTGLTRNGVWLVEDGVPTRAVRDFRFTESYPRALGAGRVLGLGRAPVRLPGRVDGSWYEAPALRLSSWHFTGGASG; encoded by the coding sequence ATGAGCGCCGAGTTGGGGATCGCCGCGGGGGTGGTGGACCTGGTCCGGCGTACCGCCGGGGCGGATGCCGAGGCCGAGGTGCTGGTGACCCGCTCCGACCTGGCGCTGACCCGGTTCGCCAACTCGTTCATCCACCAGAACGTGGCCGAGACCGGCGTCGCCGTACACCTGCGGTTGCACGTGGACGGGCGGACCGCGACCGGCAGCGGTAGCCGGGCCGACGCCGACGGGCTGGCCGCGCTCGTCGAGCGGACCCGGGCCGCGGCCCGGCTCGCGCCGCCCGACCCGGCCTGGCCGGGACTGACCGCGCCGACCGCGACGCCGTCCGGCCCGGCCGTCGACGAGGCCACCGCGTTCGCCTCGCCCGACGAGCGGGCCGAGCGGGTACGCGCGTTCGTGGACGCGGTCGACGGGCTGGAGGCGGCCGGCTACTGCCGCACCGCGTACCGGTCGGGGGCGTTCGCCAACTCCGCCGGGCACACGGCGGCCGGAAGCGCGGCCGAGGCGGCCATGGACGGCATCGCCCGCGCCGGCGCGGCGGACGGGGTGGCGCGGCTCTGCGCCGACCGGCTCGCCGACCTTGACGGCGCGGCCCTCGGCGCGCACGCGGCGGCGAAGGCACGGGCCGCGGCCGACCCGGTCGAGCTGCCGCCGGGGCACTACGAGGTGGTGCTCGAACCGGCTGCCGTCGCCGACCTGCTGCAGAACCTCGCCTGGTTCGGCTTCAACGGCAAGCGGTACGCCGAACGGCAGTCCTTCGCCGAGCCGGGCACCGCCCAGTTCGACCCGCTGGTGACGCTGGTGGACGACCCGCTGCACGCCGGCACGCTGCCGTTCGACCTGGAGGGCACGCCCCGGCGGGCGCTGCCGCTGGTGGAGGCGGGCACCACCCGGGCGGTGGCGTACGACAGGCGCGGCGGTGCGGCGGCGGGCGCCGGGTCCACCGGCCACGGTATGCCGGGTAGCGCGACCTTCGGGCCGATCCCGCACAACATCCGCCTACTGGCGGACCCGGGCGTCGCCGATGCGGGCGCGACCGTCGCGGCCGGGCCGGTGAGCGCGGGCGTCACCGGAGCGGTGGGCGACCCGGACACCGCCGCGCTGGTGGCCGGGATGCGGCGCGGGCTGCTGGTGAGCGACTTCTGGTACACGCGGGTGCTGGACCCGAAGCAGTTGGTGGTCACCGGGTTGACACGCAACGGGGTCTGGCTGGTCGAGGACGGCGTGCCGACCCGGGCGGTGCGCGACTTCCGGTTCACCGAGTCGTACCCGCGGGCGCTGGGGGCGGGGCGGGTGCTGGGCCTGGGCCGGGCACCGGTCCGGCTGCCGGGCCGGGTCGACGGGTCCTGGTACGAGGCGCCGGCGTTGCGGCTGTCCTCCTGGCACTTCACCGGCGGCGCGTCCGGGTGA